The following coding sequences are from one Pseudomonas oryzae window:
- a CDS encoding Tad domain-containing protein: MNPLQKRNLQQQWPHGQRGGVMVLLVIALLAILLMGALALDGGHMLLNKTRLQNAVDAAALSGAKTLQTAFGSGNASTLTRDAALDTLARNAAAEGNGELGTAIGTTAAAVAGSAVVTLSSSVYGPFSFPGPADAKYVRVSVPNYPLTGFLWGVAQVFGGVGAKAVAAIATAGPSPSASPCKIEPIMVCGDPNDDPAENGGASYWGYEYGELEVLKSAAGNDPAIGPGNFQLLRLDGASGANDLRTALAGGIEKCNVVGDEVGTEPGNTVGPVAQGLNTRFGVYNGPGMNPADYPPDWVPTFSTPKMTYSDSTGQVLYQGQVVTSTGGDLTAGASSLYDINDWKRDSAACAVSGSCTGAYERRMLNIVIGNCDGTSGGQVNVPVLDFGCFFMLQTVAQQGVEAQVFGQFVKECEGDGVAGPVPSDDVGPVIIQLYKTYIDNNRTPSTDS; the protein is encoded by the coding sequence ATGAATCCCCTTCAGAAACGAAACCTGCAGCAACAGTGGCCGCACGGACAACGGGGGGGAGTAATGGTGCTCTTGGTCATCGCCCTGCTGGCGATTCTGCTGATGGGGGCGCTCGCGCTGGATGGTGGTCACATGCTGCTGAACAAGACCCGCCTCCAGAATGCCGTGGATGCGGCGGCATTGAGCGGCGCGAAGACGCTGCAGACCGCTTTCGGAAGCGGCAACGCCTCCACTCTGACTAGGGATGCTGCGCTGGATACCCTGGCGCGAAATGCCGCCGCAGAAGGCAACGGTGAACTGGGCACTGCCATTGGCACGACTGCGGCGGCAGTTGCTGGGTCCGCCGTGGTCACCCTGTCCAGCAGCGTCTACGGCCCCTTTTCCTTTCCGGGGCCGGCAGATGCCAAGTATGTGCGGGTATCTGTGCCCAATTATCCGTTGACGGGGTTCCTGTGGGGGGTCGCTCAGGTCTTCGGCGGCGTAGGGGCGAAGGCGGTCGCCGCGATAGCCACTGCGGGGCCGAGCCCATCCGCCAGCCCTTGCAAGATCGAGCCCATAATGGTCTGTGGCGACCCCAACGACGACCCTGCCGAGAACGGCGGAGCCTCCTATTGGGGATATGAGTACGGTGAACTGGAAGTGCTGAAGAGCGCTGCCGGGAATGATCCGGCCATCGGTCCGGGTAACTTCCAGCTCCTGCGCCTCGACGGGGCTTCCGGTGCCAACGATTTGCGTACGGCTCTGGCTGGCGGCATCGAGAAGTGCAATGTGGTGGGAGACGAAGTTGGGACCGAGCCCGGTAACACGGTCGGCCCCGTGGCTCAAGGGTTGAATACTCGTTTCGGCGTCTACAACGGGCCGGGCATGAACCCCGCCGATTACCCTCCCGATTGGGTGCCTACCTTCAGCACTCCGAAGATGACTTACAGCGACAGTACCGGTCAGGTGCTTTATCAGGGTCAGGTGGTGACTTCCACCGGCGGGGATCTAACCGCCGGTGCATCCTCGCTCTATGACATCAACGACTGGAAAAGAGACAGTGCGGCCTGCGCGGTATCTGGCTCCTGCACGGGAGCCTACGAGCGACGAATGCTCAATATCGTGATCGGCAATTGCGATGGCACATCTGGCGGGCAGGTCAATGTTCCCGTGCTGGATTTCGGTTGTTTCTTCATGCTGCAGACTGTTGCCCAGCAGGGAGTCGAGGCCCAGGTGTTTGGCCAGTTCGTCAAGGAATGCGAAGGCGATGGCGTAGCGGGGCCGGTTCCGTCCGATGATGTCGGGCCGGTGATCATTCAGTTGTACAAGACCTATATCGACAATAACCGGACGCCGAGTACCGACTCCTGA
- a CDS encoding TadE/TadG family type IV pilus assembly protein, whose translation MVEFTIVLPLLLFLLLAIGEFGRMLYHYNNLLQANRDAVRYVAGKAWNGNLGRVEIDPVLEARTKNLAVYGTPVPQSRTVVPGLTTADVQVSTVGTEHVQVRVAYAFRPVVGSALPALLGNAIPINLTLVATTVMRGL comes from the coding sequence ATGGTCGAGTTCACCATCGTCCTGCCGCTCTTGCTGTTCCTGTTGCTGGCTATCGGCGAGTTCGGACGCATGCTTTACCACTACAACAACCTGCTGCAGGCCAACCGAGATGCGGTCCGTTACGTGGCCGGGAAGGCCTGGAACGGCAACCTCGGTCGTGTCGAGATCGATCCGGTGCTGGAGGCGCGGACCAAGAACCTGGCGGTATACGGTACTCCCGTTCCGCAGAGCCGGACCGTGGTGCCTGGGTTGACTACTGCCGACGTGCAGGTCAGCACGGTCGGGACGGAGCATGTCCAGGTGCGCGTCGCCTATGCGTTCCGGCCGGTAGTAGGCAGTGCCTTGCCCGCGTTGTTGGGCAATGCCATTCCGATCAACCTGACCTTGGTGGCCACCACCGTGATGAGGGGGTTGTGA
- a CDS encoding TadE/TadG family type IV pilus assembly protein has protein sequence MSAKRMRGVYVVEFAIIGLLLFVLLFGVLDMGRLYFTVNGLDEVVRRGARLAAVCDIRDPRILRRAMFNDINNSGASSLIGYLESAHLNLVYLDENGTVVANPNDLVSATGFRAIRYVQLRVDNFPFQSMIPGFNRVFTLPAFRATIPRESLGRHAEEGVVPEITPC, from the coding sequence ATGAGCGCGAAACGCATGCGTGGGGTCTACGTGGTGGAGTTCGCCATCATCGGTCTGCTGCTTTTCGTCTTGTTGTTCGGCGTATTGGACATGGGACGGCTGTACTTCACCGTCAACGGTCTGGACGAGGTGGTGCGTCGTGGTGCGCGGCTGGCAGCCGTCTGTGATATCCGCGACCCGCGCATCCTGCGCCGGGCCATGTTCAACGACATCAACAACTCGGGCGCCAGCTCGTTGATCGGCTACCTGGAAAGTGCCCATCTCAATCTCGTCTATCTGGACGAGAACGGCACCGTGGTGGCCAACCCCAACGATCTGGTCAGCGCCACCGGCTTCCGTGCCATCCGCTATGTGCAGCTGCGTGTGGACAACTTTCCATTCCAGTCGATGATTCCCGGATTCAACAGGGTTTTCACCCTGCCGGCATTCAGGGCGACCATTCCTCGCGAAAGCCTCGGCAGACACGCCGAGGAGGGCGTAGTACCGGAGATCACGCCATGCTGA
- a CDS encoding AAA family ATPase, translating into MLKSKEFPSMTDNASRRGLRLLISSRDPQAIKDLQAICQHVPGLQVSTRLATNGHCDPLYGLEQVPDLLLLRVSGQWRDELAALLQRPPAERPTLLLCGALEQSEGLRMAMQAGARDFFPDPLNQLELSAALQRMVLERRASNGDTGKLLAVMNAKGGSGATLVACNLAQQLSQNASVLLIDLDLQFGSVAHYLDVRPTHSHVDVLQQVAELDSVALRGFCTHYSPNLHVLGGKDGELCLPQDVHAEQLESLLYLARSTYDWVVVDLPRQIDHLTGTALENADKVMVVLQQSVSHLKDADRLLRILRDDMGIQTNRLQLLVNRYGKNSAVTLKDIEEALHCSDLLQLPNDFNVVSESQNAGVPLAIHAPRAAITLALRQVAEELLGGQEISRGGLLKRAVSRLFGGSSHVQ; encoded by the coding sequence ATGCTGAAATCCAAGGAGTTTCCGTCTATGACGGACAATGCATCGCGTCGCGGGCTGCGGCTCCTGATCAGTAGCCGCGATCCCCAGGCCATCAAGGATCTGCAGGCGATCTGCCAGCATGTTCCGGGGCTGCAGGTTTCCACTCGGCTGGCCACCAACGGGCATTGTGATCCGCTGTATGGTTTGGAGCAGGTACCTGACCTGTTGTTGTTGCGGGTCAGCGGGCAATGGCGCGACGAGTTGGCGGCGCTGTTGCAGCGACCACCTGCCGAGCGGCCTACCCTCCTGCTCTGTGGTGCCCTGGAGCAGTCAGAAGGTTTACGGATGGCGATGCAGGCGGGAGCGCGGGACTTCTTCCCCGACCCGCTCAATCAGCTCGAGTTGAGTGCAGCGTTGCAGCGGATGGTGCTGGAACGCCGCGCGAGCAATGGCGATACCGGCAAGCTGCTGGCAGTGATGAATGCCAAGGGTGGCTCTGGGGCGACCTTGGTGGCCTGCAATCTGGCCCAGCAACTGAGCCAGAATGCCAGCGTGCTGCTGATCGACCTCGATCTGCAGTTCGGCAGTGTGGCCCACTACCTGGATGTGCGTCCGACTCACAGCCATGTCGATGTGCTGCAGCAGGTCGCAGAACTGGACAGCGTGGCGCTGCGGGGATTCTGTACCCATTACAGCCCCAATCTGCATGTCCTGGGCGGGAAGGACGGCGAACTGTGCCTGCCGCAGGATGTGCATGCCGAGCAACTGGAGTCTCTGTTATATCTGGCCCGCAGTACCTACGACTGGGTGGTGGTGGATCTGCCCCGGCAGATCGACCACTTGACCGGGACGGCGCTGGAAAACGCCGACAAGGTAATGGTGGTACTGCAGCAGAGTGTCAGCCACCTCAAGGATGCCGACCGGCTGCTGAGAATACTGCGCGATGACATGGGCATCCAGACCAATCGGCTGCAATTGCTGGTCAACCGCTATGGCAAGAACTCGGCGGTAACCCTCAAGGATATCGAGGAGGCACTGCACTGCTCGGATCTGCTGCAGTTACCCAACGATTTCAATGTGGTCAGCGAAAGCCAGAATGCTGGCGTGCCGCTGGCCATCCATGCGCCGCGTGCTGCCATCACCCTGGCGTTGAGACAGGTCGCCGAGGAGCTGTTGGGCGGCCAGGAAATCAGTCGCGGCGGCCTGCTCAAGCGTGCGGTGAGCCGTCTGTTCGGGGGATCCAGCCATGTTCAATGA
- a CDS encoding CpaF family protein codes for MFNELRNRLRQPSQKSGAAQPASSEAASKEHSLLSWEEPAPESVYNTRTQLNPLEVEWRGRVYEQLLKVMDLALLDSLDAAEATRQIRDICQRLLDEHSAPVSTASRQLIIKQITDEVLGLGPLEPLLADSSVSDILVNGAKSVYVERFGKLQRTDVCFRDDTHLLNIIDRIVSSLGRRIDESSPLVDARLQDGSRVNAIIPPLAIDGPSMSIRRFAVDLLNTESLIERGTLTPAIALVLKAIVRGRLNVLVSGGTGTGKTTMLNVLSSFIPHNERIVTIEDSAELQLQQPHVVRLETRPPNIEGRGEVNQRELVRNSLRMRPDRIVIGEVRGAEALDMLAAMNTGHDGSLTTIHANTPRDALGRIENMVAMTGATFPIKALRQQIASAIDVVVQLERQEDGKRRVVSVQEINGMEGEIITMTEIYTFERRGIGEHGEVLGDYKPTGMVPAFRDSLAKHGIDLPLNLFRPEWMEGVQS; via the coding sequence ATGTTCAATGAGTTGCGCAACCGCCTACGTCAGCCATCCCAGAAGAGTGGGGCTGCCCAGCCCGCAAGCAGTGAGGCGGCCAGCAAGGAGCACTCCCTGCTCAGTTGGGAGGAGCCCGCGCCGGAGTCGGTCTACAACACCCGGACCCAGCTCAACCCGCTGGAGGTGGAGTGGCGTGGCAGGGTCTACGAGCAGTTGCTCAAGGTCATGGACCTGGCACTGCTGGACAGCCTAGACGCGGCCGAGGCGACTCGGCAGATCCGCGATATCTGCCAGCGGCTGCTGGACGAACACAGCGCGCCGGTCAGTACAGCCAGCCGCCAGCTGATCATCAAGCAGATCACCGACGAGGTTCTCGGCCTCGGCCCCTTGGAGCCGCTGCTGGCCGACAGCTCGGTGTCGGACATCCTGGTCAACGGCGCCAAGTCGGTCTATGTCGAGCGCTTCGGCAAGCTGCAGAGGACCGACGTGTGCTTTCGCGACGATACCCACCTGCTCAACATCATCGATCGCATCGTATCCTCGTTAGGGCGGCGCATCGACGAGTCTTCGCCGCTGGTGGATGCGCGTCTCCAGGACGGCTCGCGGGTCAACGCCATCATTCCGCCGCTGGCCATCGACGGGCCGAGCATGTCGATCCGGCGCTTTGCCGTCGATCTGCTCAACACCGAGAGCCTGATCGAGCGCGGCACCCTGACGCCGGCGATCGCCCTGGTGCTCAAGGCCATCGTCCGCGGTCGGCTCAACGTGCTGGTGTCCGGCGGTACCGGTACCGGCAAGACCACCATGCTCAACGTGCTGTCCAGCTTCATTCCGCACAACGAGCGCATCGTCACCATCGAGGACTCGGCCGAACTGCAACTTCAGCAGCCGCACGTGGTGCGTCTGGAGACCCGTCCGCCGAATATCGAAGGGCGTGGCGAAGTGAACCAGCGCGAGCTGGTGCGCAACAGCCTGCGCATGCGCCCGGACCGCATCGTCATCGGCGAGGTGCGCGGCGCCGAGGCGCTGGACATGCTGGCGGCGATGAACACCGGCCACGACGGTTCGCTGACCACCATCCACGCCAACACCCCGCGGGATGCTCTCGGACGTATCGAGAACATGGTGGCGATGACCGGCGCGACCTTCCCGATCAAGGCGCTGCGCCAGCAGATCGCCTCGGCCATCGACGTGGTGGTGCAACTCGAGCGCCAGGAGGACGGCAAGCGCCGGGTGGTGAGCGTGCAGGAGATCAACGGCATGGAGGGCGAGATCATCACCATGACCGAGATCTACACCTTCGAGCGGCGCGGCATCGGCGAGCATGGCGAAGTGCTCGGCGACTACAAGCCCACCGGCATGGTGCCGGCTTTCCGCGATTCGCTGGCCAAGCACGGGATCGACCTGCCGCTAAACCTGTTCAGGCCGGAGTGGATGGAGGGCGTGCAGTCATGA
- a CDS encoding type II secretion system F family protein produces MSQIPSEFILIFLGMVFLSVFLLTQGTVVPVFGEASKVRKRIRERLHTLERASDLPNMQTVLRQKYLKRLSPLEAALEQLPGMEKLAEMVEQAGHEFRAYRVVLLGFAFACAGGLLVWLFFPVWWAALLVAFVMFWIPIYKVSRDRAKRFAEFEEQLPDALDSMVRALKAGHPFNETLRLVGEEQKGVVAHEFGLTFADINYGNDVRRAMLGLLERMPSMTVMMLVTSILLHRETGGNLTEILERLSSLIRGRFRFQRKVKTLSAEGRMSAWILVAIPFVLTIVLFITSPEYVPMLIKEPLGHKLIGASFFAMLLGIFWIKKIIRIQV; encoded by the coding sequence ATGAGCCAGATTCCCTCGGAGTTCATCCTGATCTTCCTTGGCATGGTGTTCCTGTCGGTGTTCCTGCTCACCCAGGGCACGGTGGTGCCGGTATTCGGTGAGGCGAGCAAGGTCCGCAAGCGTATCCGTGAGCGGCTGCATACGCTGGAGCGCGCCAGCGACCTGCCGAACATGCAGACGGTGCTGCGGCAGAAGTATCTCAAGCGCCTGTCGCCGCTGGAGGCGGCACTGGAGCAGTTGCCGGGCATGGAGAAGCTCGCCGAGATGGTGGAGCAGGCCGGGCACGAGTTTCGTGCCTATCGGGTTGTGTTGCTCGGGTTCGCATTCGCTTGCGCCGGTGGGTTGCTGGTATGGCTGTTCTTCCCAGTGTGGTGGGCCGCCCTGCTGGTTGCTTTCGTGATGTTCTGGATCCCGATCTACAAGGTTTCCCGCGACCGGGCCAAGCGCTTCGCGGAGTTCGAGGAACAGTTGCCGGATGCGCTGGACTCGATGGTGCGGGCGCTCAAGGCGGGGCATCCGTTCAACGAGACGTTGCGCCTGGTGGGCGAGGAACAGAAGGGCGTGGTGGCTCACGAGTTCGGCCTGACCTTCGCCGATATCAACTACGGCAACGACGTGCGTCGCGCCATGCTCGGCCTGCTCGAGCGTATGCCGAGCATGACGGTGATGATGCTGGTCACTTCGATCCTGTTGCACCGGGAGACCGGTGGCAACCTGACCGAAATCCTCGAGCGTTTGAGTTCGCTGATTCGTGGACGTTTCCGCTTCCAGCGCAAAGTCAAGACGTTGTCGGCTGAGGGGCGGATGTCGGCTTGGATTCTGGTTGCCATTCCATTCGTGTTGACCATCGTCCTGTTCATCACTTCCCCTGAGTATGTGCCAATGCTGATCAAGGAACCGCTCGGTCATAAGCTGATCGGTGCATCCTTCTTCGCCATGCTGCTGGGGATTTTCTGGATCAAAAAAATCATCCGCATCCAGGTCTGA
- a CDS encoding type II secretion system F family protein codes for MDYLLSLLNGAVGNQEVARLLFVGGIALSAVLAAVTLALLVFGLQDPVQRRLRVLKSASASAGQHSPGNLQMMLAQVGERFAGDTDWQSSPTRTLLMHAGFRQSSAAQVYWAARLLLVLLLTGIVLLVLPFMKGVSLLLGGFLVALAAGLGWLLPAIYVDKRKQTRMRSLRSAFPDALDLLVVCVESGLALPQSIERVAQEMAVSHSELAEELALVNAEIRAGISSTEALRHLADRTGLEDINGLVSLLAQSIRFGTSVADTLRIYAEEFRDRRTQAAEEQAAKIGTKLVFPLIFCLWPSFFLIAIGPAILGVLKAFGRL; via the coding sequence ATGGACTATCTACTGAGCCTGCTCAATGGAGCAGTAGGCAATCAGGAGGTGGCGCGGCTGCTGTTCGTCGGAGGGATTGCTTTGAGTGCCGTGCTGGCCGCAGTGACGCTGGCGTTACTTGTGTTCGGCCTGCAGGATCCAGTTCAGCGCAGGTTACGAGTACTGAAAAGTGCCAGCGCGAGCGCGGGACAACATTCTCCCGGTAATCTGCAAATGATGTTGGCCCAGGTCGGGGAGCGCTTTGCCGGCGATACTGACTGGCAGAGCTCTCCGACGCGCACTCTCCTGATGCATGCCGGTTTTCGTCAGTCTTCCGCTGCTCAGGTGTATTGGGCGGCACGATTGTTGCTAGTTCTGTTGTTGACGGGCATCGTGCTTCTTGTCTTGCCCTTCATGAAAGGTGTGTCGTTGTTGCTGGGAGGTTTTCTGGTAGCTCTGGCCGCCGGTTTGGGGTGGCTATTGCCGGCAATCTATGTCGATAAGCGCAAGCAGACACGTATGCGCTCTCTGAGGTCAGCTTTTCCTGATGCACTTGATCTGCTTGTAGTTTGCGTGGAATCAGGCTTGGCGCTACCACAGTCCATCGAGCGAGTTGCACAGGAAATGGCTGTTAGTCACTCCGAACTTGCCGAGGAGCTTGCCTTGGTCAACGCGGAGATCCGCGCCGGTATTTCCAGTACCGAAGCCCTTCGCCATCTGGCTGATCGCACCGGTCTTGAGGACATCAATGGATTGGTCAGCCTGCTGGCACAAAGTATCCGCTTTGGTACCAGTGTGGCTGATACCTTGCGCATATATGCGGAGGAGTTTCGCGACCGCCGTACCCAGGCTGCAGAGGAGCAGGCGGCGAAAATCGGCACGAAACTGGTCTTTCCACTAATCTTCTGCCTGTGGCCGAGTTTTTTTCTGATTGCAATCGGGCCGGCAATTCTCGGCGTTCTCAAGGCCTTCGGGAGATTGTGA
- a CDS encoding tetratricopeptide repeat protein → MHRIALLAAIAAALAGCQSMGEGSVKSRNALYDGGRAVLYEVRKGADNPEQAMLMAARAYAAGDTDQALYQYLRASELDPKRYEALVWVGRIHRERGNHKLAEIALHNVLKEEPNNLAALSELGTLQIGMRRYPEATETLGSALRIDQQRFGGVVPAGELADLSALMVDGKSPLRVYNGLGVLADLRNDFARAQVYYRLALQISPRSAVVANSQAYSHYLAGDWVAARQAYHQALSFDATYKPAWRNYGMLLARMGSYEEALSAFEQVESRAEASNDVGYICLIEGKLEQAEQFFRSAIDLSPSHYDVAWQNLKRVQQIRRVRDGNGTGVDEPMPPLAPAPMPLAVPAATPLAASAPVVSTVSLPAPLQTDAP, encoded by the coding sequence ATGCACAGGATCGCGCTTTTGGCAGCAATTGCTGCCGCTCTGGCAGGTTGCCAGAGTATGGGGGAGGGGAGCGTTAAAAGCCGCAATGCGCTGTACGATGGAGGCCGGGCGGTGCTCTATGAAGTCAGGAAAGGCGCGGATAATCCGGAGCAGGCCATGCTCATGGCCGCCAGGGCATACGCGGCCGGCGATACCGATCAGGCGCTCTATCAATATCTGCGTGCCAGCGAACTGGATCCCAAGCGCTATGAGGCGCTGGTCTGGGTTGGCCGCATCCATCGTGAGCGCGGCAACCACAAATTGGCCGAGATCGCCCTGCACAATGTGCTCAAGGAGGAGCCCAACAACCTCGCGGCCTTGAGTGAGCTGGGTACCCTGCAGATCGGCATGCGCCGTTATCCGGAGGCGACCGAGACGCTGGGTAGCGCGCTGCGCATCGATCAGCAGCGTTTCGGCGGAGTGGTTCCGGCGGGAGAGCTGGCCGATCTGAGCGCACTGATGGTGGATGGCAAGTCGCCACTGCGTGTCTACAACGGTCTGGGGGTCCTGGCCGACCTGCGCAATGATTTCGCCCGCGCCCAGGTCTACTACCGCTTGGCGCTGCAGATCAGTCCGCGCTCGGCGGTGGTCGCCAACAGTCAGGCTTATTCCCATTACCTGGCCGGTGACTGGGTGGCCGCGCGCCAGGCCTACCACCAGGCGTTGAGCTTCGATGCCACCTACAAGCCGGCGTGGCGCAACTACGGCATGCTGCTGGCGCGCATGGGCAGCTACGAGGAGGCGCTGTCGGCCTTCGAGCAGGTGGAGTCGCGTGCCGAGGCCAGCAACGATGTGGGCTACATCTGTCTGATCGAGGGCAAGCTGGAGCAGGCCGAGCAGTTCTTCCGCTCGGCCATCGACCTGTCGCCCTCCCACTACGATGTCGCCTGGCAGAATCTCAAGCGGGTCCAGCAGATTCGTCGGGTGCGTGATGGCAATGGCACTGGTGTGGACGAGCCGATGCCGCCTCTGGCTCCGGCTCCCATGCCCCTGGCCGTGCCTGCGGCAACGCCATTGGCCGCCTCGGCTCCGGTGGTATCCACCGTCAGTCTGCCTGCACCTCTGCAGACCGACGCCCCCTGA
- a CDS encoding response regulator transcription factor: MSTKATRKPRLLWFDLSSTRSAAQCIQAFLPHCHIDQACGLDDLTAEADKPAPDMLCLQFDRPDSNGLNLLMEIKQRSPSLPITMLTVQHSEELAVWAFRSGVWEYLALPLSHAEFNRYLRSLRDLCEMRARPAGTQRQRPRRTERLPDCVRLNREQHVQQPLLAAITHIDSHFRERIDESDMAALCAMSTVRFSRLFKQYCGIGFQEYVTRKRMQAAEELLFNSDIPVSSVAYTVGFKDPSYFSRAFRQHFGRSPSACRTHRRQPPSQLDETSESADGEILQVS, translated from the coding sequence ATGAGTACCAAGGCCACGCGAAAGCCCCGTCTGTTATGGTTCGACCTGAGCAGCACACGTAGTGCCGCGCAGTGCATTCAAGCGTTCCTCCCCCATTGCCACATCGACCAGGCCTGCGGACTGGATGACCTGACTGCGGAGGCGGACAAGCCGGCACCGGACATGCTGTGCCTGCAATTCGACCGTCCCGACAGCAATGGCCTGAACCTGCTGATGGAGATCAAGCAGCGCTCACCCTCGTTGCCGATCACCATGCTTACCGTGCAGCACTCCGAAGAGCTCGCCGTCTGGGCATTCCGCTCCGGCGTATGGGAGTACCTGGCGCTTCCCCTCAGTCATGCCGAGTTCAACCGCTACCTGCGCTCCCTGCGCGACCTCTGCGAGATGCGTGCGCGCCCAGCGGGCACTCAGCGCCAGCGCCCCCGTCGCACCGAGCGCTTGCCAGACTGCGTGCGCCTGAATCGCGAGCAGCATGTCCAGCAGCCACTCCTTGCAGCCATCACCCACATCGACAGCCATTTCCGCGAGCGGATCGACGAAAGCGATATGGCCGCACTCTGTGCGATGAGCACCGTGCGCTTCAGCCGTCTGTTCAAGCAGTACTGCGGCATAGGCTTCCAGGAGTACGTGACGCGCAAGCGCATGCAGGCTGCCGAGGAGCTGCTGTTCAACAGCGACATTCCGGTATCCAGCGTGGCCTATACGGTGGGTTTCAAGGATCCCTCCTATTTTTCCCGCGCCTTCCGCCAGCACTTCGGCCGGAGCCCGAGCGCCTGCCGCACTCATCGCCGGCAACCGCCCTCCCAGCTCGATGAGACGAGTGAAAGCGCCGACGGGGAAATCCTGCAGGTCAGTTGA
- the gdhA gene encoding NADP-specific glutamate dehydrogenase — MSLDAFLTQIKRRDPDQPEFHQAVEEVVRSLWPFLQSEPRYLKAGILERIVEPERAILFRVPWVDDQGNVRVNRGYRVQMSSAIGPYKGGLRFHPSVNLGVLKFLAFEQVFKNSLTSLPMGGGKGGSDFDPKGKSDGEVMRFCQSFMSELYRHIGADLDVPAGDIGVGAREIGFMYGQYKRLANEFSSVLTGKGMSYGGSLIRPEATGYGCVYFAQEMLKTRHEGFEGKRVAISGSGNVAQYAAQKVMELGGQVISLSDSTGTIFIEGGLTCEQFDYLMDLKNVRRGRIEEMAAHFGLQYLADQRPWNLPCDIALPCATQNELDAEDARTLLKNGCICVAEGANMPSTLEAVDLFIEAGILYAPGKASNAGGVAVSGLEMSQNAMRLLWTDGEVDAKLHSIMQNIHHACVSYGEENGRINYVKGANIAGFVKVADAMLAQGVV, encoded by the coding sequence ATGTCCCTTGACGCCTTCCTGACGCAAATCAAGCGCCGCGATCCCGATCAGCCCGAATTTCACCAGGCGGTCGAAGAAGTGGTACGCAGCCTGTGGCCGTTCCTGCAGAGCGAGCCGCGCTACCTGAAGGCGGGGATCCTCGAGCGCATCGTCGAGCCGGAGCGCGCCATCCTGTTCCGTGTACCGTGGGTCGACGATCAGGGCAACGTCCGCGTCAACCGCGGCTACCGCGTGCAGATGAGCAGCGCCATCGGCCCGTACAAGGGCGGCCTGCGCTTCCACCCGTCGGTCAACCTCGGCGTGCTGAAGTTCTTGGCCTTCGAGCAGGTGTTCAAGAACTCGCTGACCTCCCTGCCCATGGGCGGCGGCAAGGGCGGCTCCGACTTCGACCCGAAGGGCAAGAGCGACGGTGAAGTGATGCGCTTCTGCCAGTCGTTCATGAGCGAGCTGTACCGCCACATCGGCGCCGACCTCGACGTGCCGGCCGGTGACATCGGCGTGGGTGCCCGCGAGATCGGTTTCATGTACGGCCAGTACAAGCGTCTGGCCAACGAGTTCAGCTCGGTGCTGACTGGCAAGGGCATGAGCTACGGCGGCAGCCTGATCCGTCCGGAAGCCACCGGCTACGGCTGCGTGTACTTCGCCCAGGAAATGCTCAAGACCCGTCACGAAGGCTTCGAGGGCAAGCGCGTGGCCATCTCCGGCTCGGGCAACGTCGCCCAGTACGCCGCGCAGAAGGTCATGGAGCTGGGCGGCCAGGTGATCTCCCTGTCCGACTCCACCGGCACCATCTTCATCGAAGGCGGCCTGACCTGCGAGCAGTTCGACTACCTGATGGATCTGAAGAACGTCCGTCGTGGCCGCATCGAGGAGATGGCTGCCCACTTCGGCCTGCAGTACCTGGCCGACCAGCGTCCGTGGAACCTGCCCTGCGACATCGCCCTGCCGTGCGCCACCCAGAACGAACTGGACGCCGAGGACGCGCGCACCCTGCTGAAGAACGGCTGCATCTGCGTGGCCGAGGGCGCCAACATGCCGTCCACCCTGGAAGCGGTCGACCTGTTCATCGAGGCCGGCATCCTCTATGCCCCGGGCAAGGCCTCCAACGCCGGCGGCGTGGCCGTGTCGGGCCTGGAAATGAGCCAGAACGCCATGCGCCTGCTGTGGACCGACGGCGAAGTGGATGCCAAGTTGCACAGCATCATGCAGAACATCCACCACGCCTGCGTCAGCTACGGCGAGGAGAATGGCCGCATCAACTACGTCAAGGGCGCCAACATCGCCGGCTTCGTCAAGGTCGCCGATGCCATGCTGGCCCAGGGTGTGGTCTGA